From the genome of Haloarchaeobius salinus, one region includes:
- a CDS encoding MBL fold metallo-hydrolase translates to MTVSDWGDWLPRAVEDASPDGIAVWYLGCNGFVLKASDGTTLFVDPYVGLGDPPRTVRMIPVPFDPEDVTEADAVFATHEHTDHVHGPSQAPILERTGATFYAPDDSLVVAREAEVWTDDHDIDEHQFHEVREGDTVEVGGFTVHVEPANDPDATHPVSYVFEHDGHTVFHGGDTKPSDEFAALGERYDIDLGILAFGTVGQIPDKETREPKRTRWYNDENQVVEAASDLQFDRLLPSHWDMWKGLTSDPKVLHHHAKSFAYPERLEIGEIGDRVDV, encoded by the coding sequence ATGACAGTGAGCGACTGGGGCGACTGGCTGCCCCGTGCCGTCGAGGACGCGTCGCCGGATGGAATCGCGGTCTGGTATCTGGGCTGTAACGGCTTCGTACTGAAAGCCAGCGACGGGACGACCCTGTTCGTCGACCCCTACGTCGGACTCGGCGACCCGCCGCGCACCGTCCGTATGATCCCGGTGCCGTTCGACCCCGAGGACGTGACCGAGGCCGACGCGGTGTTCGCCACCCACGAGCACACCGACCACGTCCACGGGCCGAGCCAGGCCCCAATCCTCGAACGGACCGGCGCGACGTTCTACGCGCCCGACGACAGCCTCGTCGTCGCCCGCGAGGCGGAGGTCTGGACCGACGACCACGACATCGACGAGCACCAGTTCCACGAGGTCAGGGAGGGCGACACCGTCGAGGTCGGCGGCTTCACCGTCCACGTCGAGCCCGCGAACGACCCCGACGCCACCCACCCCGTCAGCTACGTGTTCGAGCACGACGGCCACACCGTGTTCCACGGGGGCGACACCAAACCCAGCGACGAGTTCGCCGCCCTCGGCGAGCGCTACGATATCGACCTCGGCATCCTCGCCTTCGGCACCGTCGGCCAGATTCCGGACAAGGAGACCCGCGAACCGAAGCGCACGCGCTGGTACAACGACGAGAACCAGGTCGTCGAGGCCGCCAGCGACCTCCAGTTCGACCGGCTCCTGCCGAGCCACTGGGACATGTGGAAGGGCCTGACGAGCGACCCGAAGGTGCTGCACCACCACGCCAAGAGCTTCGCGTACCCCGAACGGCTCGAGATCGGTGAGATCGGCGACCGCGTCGACGTGTAA